A single window of Dermacentor albipictus isolate Rhodes 1998 colony chromosome 1, USDA_Dalb.pri_finalv2, whole genome shotgun sequence DNA harbors:
- the LOC135901129 gene encoding neprilysin-1-like, with protein MDSVKTSSVEVTATTARASPSRNAQYPIHVEPMGLTLPEPRGMLPPPALATTAASSTRLQMRSVAFAVAAASSSVVAVVGLVVLLAHELEDQQCSSDQCLEFAAQLEDSMNLSADPCDSFYDFVCGGWNSSDTSGATLHQRWQQKFMNDVVETSRKAHIPTEGQSAQQKAAMFFQSCENVLAYNSSEAHGLQMALAEAGLFVPVWKQESDFVNATLFLNARMQLETAVRVSLSKQQRGVDGFGGGFVLTVRPSRAFLDYASHRKSDTRTRFDEQYHSLRKYLENDEAVTMPVDELYVMQQKVRGLLLKSLRQTDGGVENNSSRILPFMPESSWIDFLQSCYIIASRRITYQFKSPGFLRAYFALPSQLGAIVSQQYLRWFVMSTYIGAFDGPSFARRYADQTQALKERSRFCFRVVRSSMGAAFTSQRVLQSFAEEVIDSMKDLLPRVYAGFLSVFAQNAWFKPTFHAPDYRNDFGLVLGMLEASKPARLEETYAEYSDMSHSFLENWRHVAEARIRRLWKSYGDFVAEEDEEIHIHDEATAPRAESVYYRTRPQSADFELLPEASALPFLSKDAPLELRLAVAGSVAADALATLLFQGYEEWDDESRREFALQVRCHLGRRVPLPELRPAQRRSMLRFLSLTALAAALHDPDAVELPRGVQGLPAGVRGARLLFAAWCLQHCGRPGGRNMCDRPLAEMMYFHGAFFCCPPAAMWKEDACAVLFD; from the exons CGCAGTACCCCATACATGTGGAACCAATGGGACTGACTCTGCCAGAACCCAGAGGCATGCTTCCGCCACCTGCGCTGGCAACGACGGCAGCTTCGTCCACCAGGCTGCAGATGCGGTCCGTCGCCTTCGCTGTGGCCGCTGCGAGTTCCTCGGTCGTGGCGGTGGTCGGCCTAGTCGTGCTGCTCGCTCACGAACTCGAGGATCAGCAGTGCAGCAGCGACCAGTGCCTCGAGTTCGCCGCCCAGCTGGAAGACAGCATGAACCTGTCCGCGGACCCCTGCGACAGCTTCTACGATTTCGTCTGCGGTGGCTGGAACAGCAGCGACACTTCCGGG GCAACGCTCCATCAGCGGTGGCAACAAAAGTTTATGAATGACGTCGTCGAGACAAGCAGGAAGGCACACATTCCGACCGAGGGCCAAAGCGCACAGCAGAAGGCTGCCATGTTCTTTCAGTCGTGCGAAAATGTGCTTGCCTACAACTCCAGTGAAGCGCACGGACTTCAGATGGCGCTTGCGGAAGCGGGCCTCTTCGTGCCAGTCTGGAAGCAGGAATCGGACTTTGTGAATGCCACGCTTTTTCTGAACGCTCGGATGCAGCTGGAGACGGCGGTTCGAGTTTCTCTTTCGAAACAGCAACGCGGTGTCGACGGCTTCGGCGGCGGATTCGTCCTTACAGTGCGCCCAAGTCGCGCGTTTCTCGATTATGCGTCGCACCGGAAAAGCGATACGCGCACGAGGTTCGACGAGCAGTACCATTCCCTGCGCAAGTACCTGGAGAACGACGAAGCAGTCACAATGCCCGTTGATGAGCTGTACGTAATGCAGCAGAAAGTGCGCGGCCTTCTGCTCAAGTCCCTAAGGCAAACAGATGGAGGTGTGGAAAACAACAGCTCCCGGATACTGCCGTTTATGCCGGAGTCGTCGTGGATAGACTTCCTTCAGTCCTGCTACATCATCGCGAGCCGTCGCATAACATATCAGTTTAAAAGTCCCGGTTTTCTCAGGGCATACTTCGCTCTTCCTTCTCAGCTTGGAGCCATAGTCTCGCAGCAGTACCTGCGATGGTTTGTGATGTCTACATATATAGGCGCCTTCGACGGGCCTTCCTTCGCCCGCCGTTACGCAGACCAAACACAAGCTCTGAAAGAAAGATCACGCTTCTGCTTTCGCGTTGTTCGCAGTAGCATGGGTGCAGCGTTCACTTCCCAGCGTGTTCTGCAGTCATTCGCCGAGGAAGTCATCGACAGCATGAAGGACTTGTTGCCGCGAGTGTACGCAGGCTTCCTGTCAGTGTTCGCACAAAACGCCTGGTTCAAGCCAACGTTCCACGCGCCGGACTACCGAAACGACTTCGGTCTTGTGCTGGGCATGCTGGAAGCCTCCAAGCCGGCGAGACTTGAGGAAACGTACGCAGAATATAGCGACATGTCCCACAGCTTCCTTGAGAACTGGAGACACGTGGCCGAGGCGAGGATTCGTCGCCTGTGGAAGAGCTACGGCGACTTTGTGGCCGAAGAGGACGAAGAAATTCACATTCATG ACGAAGCCACTGCACCCAGAGCCGAATCCGTGTACTATAGGACGCGCCCCCAGAGCGCTGACTTCGAGCTGCTCCCCGAAGCGTCCGCGTTGCCCTTCTTGAGCAAAGACGCACCGCTGGAGCTCCGCCTGGCCGTCGCCGGTTCCGTGGCTGCCGACGCCCTGGCCACGCTGCTCTTCCAAGGGTACGAAGAGTGGGACGACGAGTCGCGCCGCGAATTCGCCCTCCAGGTTCGCTGTCACCTGGGCCGCCGGGTACCACTGCCCGAACTTCGGCCCGCACAGCGACGCTCCATGCTTCGCTTCCTGTCGCTCACGGCTCTGGCGGCGGCGTTGCACGATCCTGACGCAGTCGAATTGCCGCGCGGCGTGCAGGGACTTCCTGCGGGTGTGCGAGGCGCGCGCCTACTGTTCGCGGCGTGGTGTCTTCAGCACTGCGGCCGGCCGGGCGGCAGGAACATGTGCGATCGGCCGCTCGCCGAGATGATGTACTTCCACGGCGCCTTCTTCTGCTGCCCGCCGGCCGCCATGTGGAAAGAAGACGCCTGCGCCGTTCTGTTCGATTGA